The stretch of DNA TTTGCCGACAATGGAGTAAATGAATCCTGCCTTTTCCAATTCCTCATAAGCCCGCTTCGTCGTTATAACGCTGATTTGTAAATCCTGTGCCAGCTTGCGCATGGAAGGTATGGCTGCACCCTCCGGCAGCTCCCCCGATAAAATGGACGATTTAATTTGATTTGTAATCTGTTCATAAATCGGCTCCTTTGAATTATTGGAAATAATGATTTGCATGCCGATCCCTCTTCTTCATTTTTTGGAGTTAAGTATTCTGTTCACATCCGCAATCGCCACAACTAGCAGTGCAAGGATGTGAACGGTCATTACCATATTGAAATATGGATAGGAGTATGGAGCGATCCATTCCGTGAAAAGCGCTGAATCCAAAATACTTCGGAACATCCTTAGGAGGAAGCTGTCGCCATCGTTGATATTCGGCTCCCAGGACGTACCATCGACCAGAAAGAAGACCAATTGGACAAGAAGAAAAATAACGAGGTAGGTTATCCAGCGCCTAGCCAGATGTAAAGTAGGGGCTTTTTCCGTACTATGCATTCCGATTACGCTCCTTTTACTCATGATAATATTGTATATGTACTATGTATACAATATATACAAAGGTGGAGAGATGTGCAACCATTTTTGTTAATAAAAGGAGAATTGATTCGGATTTGGATGCTGAATAAGGACAAAGAGAGAGCGCAATGTAGGCTTCTCTACAACCTAGGGCACTAATTTAACTATTATTCTGCATGAAAAATAGTGAACCAAATCCAGTTTCTGTTAAAATTTAGTTAGGGTGAAGAGGCTATAAAAGAATTTTTATCATTATGATGCATTTAGTAAAGAACGTAATAAGGGAAATCCGGCGGGAGTCGTGTTAAATGGAGACGAATTGACAGATTCTCAAATGCAGGAGGTCGCTTCGAAACTCGGCTTTAAAGAAACTGCATTTTGATGGAATCGTATAAAGCTGAATATCGAATACGGTTCTACACACAGTGAATGGATCTCCAAGCACTTTGGTGGTTGAGTGGTTTCAACTGATTTTCTGGAGGGAGAACAATGGATACACGCATAAAGGAGGCAATCTCATACTTAAGGCATACAAACGAAATTATGGAATTAAAGAAGGGCTTTTCTTATGATCAGAAGTATGTAATCGGTCGGAAATATCTTTTAAGATTATTTTCCATAGAAGAAGCAGCTGAAAGGGAGGCAGAATTTTTAACTCTGAACAGGCTTTGCGAGCTATCAGAATGCGTCCCGAAAGGATTGGAATTTGGATATGTAAAGGACCTCCGGAAAGCTTATATGGTTCTGTCCTATCTGCCAGGGATCGATGCAGAGGCTGGGTTAAGCAAGCTGACGAAAGAAGAACAATATGCCGCAGGAGTGTCGGCAGGAAGTGAACTAAAGAAGCTCCATGCATTATCCGCCCCATTACACCAGCCACCTTGGTATGACGTAAAATCGAATAAAATTAAAAATTATATGCTGGAGTTTGGAAAATTAAATCTGGACCAAAACATAATGGACATCCTTCAAATGTATATCGAAACCAACCTTCATCTTATGAAAGACAGGCCGAATATGTTTCAGCATGATGATTTTCATCCCTCCAATCTCTTAATACATAATAAAAGCTTCTCAGG from Terribacillus sp. FSL K6-0262 encodes:
- a CDS encoding GntR family transcriptional regulator, whose amino-acid sequence is MQIIISNNSKEPIYEQITNQIKSSILSGELPEGAAIPSMRKLAQDLQISVITTKRAYEELEKAGFIYSIVGKGSFVAEQDLDFIKEKKLKVIEEQLHAVIANSREIGLSLDELQQLLRILYEE
- a CDS encoding YfzA family protein, which translates into the protein MHSTEKAPTLHLARRWITYLVIFLLVQLVFFLVDGTSWEPNINDGDSFLLRMFRSILDSALFTEWIAPYSYPYFNMVMTVHILALLVVAIADVNRILNSKK
- a CDS encoding aminoglycoside phosphotransferase family protein; translation: MDTRIKEAISYLRHTNEIMELKKGFSYDQKYVIGRKYLLRLFSIEEAAEREAEFLTLNRLCELSECVPKGLEFGYVKDLRKAYMVLSYLPGIDAEAGLSKLTKEEQYAAGVSAGSELKKLHALSAPLHQPPWYDVKSNKIKNYMLEFGKLNLDQNIMDILQMYIETNLHLMKDRPNMFQHDDFHPSNLLIHNKSFSGIIDFQRMDWGDPIHDLQKLGFFSKRVSTEFTNGILDGYHDGQLIQDSFWELYSFYSATHIVSALVWGKKRSQSHFDLLLAYSLDVLKDHDYFSSIIPEWYSRK